In Hypanus sabinus isolate sHypSab1 chromosome 17, sHypSab1.hap1, whole genome shotgun sequence, the following proteins share a genomic window:
- the LOC132407151 gene encoding adhesion G-protein coupled receptor G2-like isoform X2: MLIKVFNTYVKHYIPKLALMGWGIPAVVVSLCIAVDKDNYGQFQIKMQDNNSSVSMCWIRNNIVHYVTNCGFFGMIWLLNLTMLITVCVKLAQMRKGFGSVSRSVWKDLWTVLSLSYLLGITWALPFFSHGPMYLVRTYLFCILNSLQGFFIFLWYCTIKLPSKEQTTNYTSDK, from the exons ATGCTGATCAAAGTGTTCAACACCTATGTCAAACACTACATACCAAAATTGGCTTTGATGGGTTGGG GCATCCCTGCTGTGGTGGTGTCTTTGTGCATTGCAGTGGACAAGGACAATTATGGACAATTTCAAATCAAAATGCAGGACAATAACAGCTCTGTTTCCAT GTGCTGGATAAGAAATAATATAGTCCATTATGTTACAAACTGTGGTTTTTTCGGCATGATATGGCTTTTGAACCTGACAATGCTAATCACCGTCTGTGTCAAGCTAGCTCAGATGAGAAAAGGATTCGGTTCTGTGTCCAGATCTGTGTGGAAGGATCTGTGGACAGTCCTCAGCCTCAGTTATTTGCTGGGCATCACGTGGGCTTTGCCATTTTTTTCACATGGACCAATGTACTTGGTTCGAACGTACCTGTTCTGCATCTTAAACTCCTTGCAAG GGTTTTTTATATTCTTGTGGTACTGCACTATAAAACTACCATCCAAAGAGCAAACTACAAATTATACATCAGATAAGTAA
- the LOC132407151 gene encoding adhesion G-protein coupled receptor G2-like isoform X1 yields MGLGNLNGSEQPRWAKGPVSVLYFSMILYLSVINIDYVMNTCHFLLLTGIPAVVVSLCIAVDKDNYGQFQIKMQDNNSSVSMCWIRNNIVHYVTNCGFFGMIWLLNLTMLITVCVKLAQMRKGFGSVSRSVWKDLWTVLSLSYLLGITWALPFFSHGPMYLVRTYLFCILNSLQGFFIFLWYCTIKLPSKEQTTNYTSDK; encoded by the exons atgggattaggcaatttaaatggttcagaacagcctagatgggccaaaggtcctgtttctgtgctgtacttttctatgattctatatttATCTGTGATAAACATTGATTATGTGATGAATACGTGTCATTTTCTTCTATTGACAGGCATCCCTGCTGTGGTGGTGTCTTTGTGCATTGCAGTGGACAAGGACAATTATGGACAATTTCAAATCAAAATGCAGGACAATAACAGCTCTGTTTCCAT GTGCTGGATAAGAAATAATATAGTCCATTATGTTACAAACTGTGGTTTTTTCGGCATGATATGGCTTTTGAACCTGACAATGCTAATCACCGTCTGTGTCAAGCTAGCTCAGATGAGAAAAGGATTCGGTTCTGTGTCCAGATCTGTGTGGAAGGATCTGTGGACAGTCCTCAGCCTCAGTTATTTGCTGGGCATCACGTGGGCTTTGCCATTTTTTTCACATGGACCAATGTACTTGGTTCGAACGTACCTGTTCTGCATCTTAAACTCCTTGCAAG GGTTTTTTATATTCTTGTGGTACTGCACTATAAAACTACCATCCAAAGAGCAAACTACAAATTATACATCAGATAAGTAA